A stretch of Vibrio maritimus DNA encodes these proteins:
- a CDS encoding ABC transporter permease: MSAFAFFGALEIGLIYGLVALGVYLTFRVLDFPDLSVDGSFPMGAAVAATAIVAGINPWVATAMAIVAGAATGWVTAFLAVRCGILHLLASILTMIAAFSINIRIMGRPNMALLGEDTILTPFEMMGDAMYVRPLVVGVLVLISAWFVVRLLNSDFGLGLRATGVNARMVKAQGASTSFYTYFCLALSNGFVGFAGALFAQTNSFADVTSGVGTIVVGLAAVILGQTLIPGRKIWVAVTAVIVGSVLYRLAVAFALSTGMFGLQASDLNLVTAVLVAAALIAPKIKGNLKAKKVVKPAKSKAVSQSGNTGNTA; encoded by the coding sequence ATGTCTGCTTTTGCATTTTTTGGAGCCCTTGAAATTGGTCTTATCTACGGACTGGTTGCCTTGGGTGTCTACCTTACCTTTCGAGTCCTCGACTTCCCCGATCTGAGTGTTGATGGCAGCTTTCCAATGGGTGCGGCTGTTGCGGCGACGGCAATTGTCGCGGGCATTAACCCTTGGGTCGCAACGGCCATGGCGATCGTCGCGGGTGCGGCAACAGGTTGGGTAACGGCTTTTCTCGCCGTGCGCTGTGGCATTCTTCACTTGCTGGCGTCTATTTTGACCATGATTGCAGCGTTCTCCATCAATATTCGAATTATGGGCAGACCCAATATGGCGCTGCTAGGAGAAGACACCATTCTCACGCCTTTCGAGATGATGGGTGATGCAATGTATGTTCGACCTTTAGTGGTTGGCGTCCTTGTTCTAATCTCTGCATGGTTTGTCGTCAGGTTGCTAAATAGTGATTTTGGTCTGGGGCTTCGTGCGACAGGTGTTAATGCTCGAATGGTGAAAGCACAGGGTGCCAGTACCTCGTTTTATACCTATTTTTGCTTGGCCTTGTCGAATGGCTTTGTGGGGTTTGCAGGCGCTTTGTTCGCACAGACCAACAGCTTCGCTGATGTGACTTCTGGTGTGGGTACCATAGTGGTTGGCCTTGCGGCGGTTATTTTGGGTCAAACCTTAATTCCTGGGCGAAAGATCTGGGTTGCGGTCACGGCGGTTATTGTCGGTTCCGTGTTGTATCGACTTGCTGTTGCCTTCGCGTTGAGTACTGGAATGTTTGGTCTTCAAGCTTCCGATCTTAACTTAGTTACAGCGGTACTAGTCGCAGCCGCGCTTATCGCACCGAAGATAAAAGGAAACCTCAAAGCAAAAAAGGTCGTTAAGCCTGCTAAGAGTAAAGCGGTCTCTCAATCAGGCAACACGGGGAATACAGCATGA
- the nhaB gene encoding Na(+)/H(+) antiporter NhaB, with protein MPMSLGNAFIKNFLGKAPDWYKLAIIAFLIINPIVFFLVNPFVAGWLLVIEFIFTLAMALKCYPLQPGGLLAIQAVAIGMTSPEMVMHELINNIEVLLLLVFMVAGIYFMKQLLLFIFTKILLGIRSKAILSLAFCFAAAFLSAFLDALTVIAVVISVSVGFYSIYHKVASGKNYGSSHDHTQDGEITDLTRNDLEDYRAFLRSLLMHAGVGTALGGVMTMVGEPQNLIIAGQAGWEFGEFIIRMLPVTGPVLICGLATCLMVEKLGVFGYGAKLPENVRQILVEFDREERKSRTKQDVAKLWIQGAIAVWLIVALAMHLAAVGLIGLSVIVLATAFTGVIEEHSMGKAFEEALPFTALLAVFFSIVAVIVDQGLFKPIIDAVLHIEDKGTQLALFYIANGVLSMVSDNVFVGTVYINEVKTALIEGIITRDQFDLLGVAINTGTNLPSVATPNGQAAFLFLLTSALAPLIRLSYGRMVIMALPYTIVLSIVGLLGIIYLVEPMTAWFYDAGWIVKHTGEVVGSAISSGH; from the coding sequence ATGCCGATGTCCCTTGGAAATGCATTTATCAAGAACTTTCTTGGTAAGGCACCCGATTGGTATAAACTAGCGATCATCGCTTTCCTGATTATCAACCCGATCGTTTTCTTCTTGGTTAACCCGTTCGTTGCAGGTTGGCTACTAGTCATAGAATTCATCTTCACGCTAGCAATGGCGCTCAAATGCTACCCGCTGCAACCCGGCGGTCTACTTGCGATTCAAGCCGTTGCGATAGGAATGACCAGTCCAGAAATGGTGATGCACGAGCTTATCAATAACATCGAAGTGTTATTGCTATTGGTCTTCATGGTTGCTGGTATCTACTTTATGAAGCAGCTTCTGCTGTTCATTTTCACCAAGATACTTCTCGGCATTCGCTCCAAAGCCATTCTGTCATTGGCATTCTGTTTTGCCGCAGCGTTCCTATCTGCTTTCTTAGACGCCCTAACTGTTATTGCCGTTGTTATCAGCGTATCCGTTGGCTTCTACTCGATCTACCACAAAGTAGCGTCGGGTAAGAACTACGGTTCATCTCACGACCATACTCAAGATGGTGAGATCACCGACCTGACTCGTAATGACCTCGAAGACTACCGTGCATTCCTGCGTTCACTTCTGATGCATGCTGGTGTCGGTACAGCGCTTGGTGGTGTAATGACTATGGTGGGTGAACCGCAAAACCTCATCATTGCAGGTCAAGCAGGATGGGAATTTGGTGAGTTCATCATTCGTATGTTGCCTGTTACTGGTCCTGTTCTTATCTGTGGTCTAGCTACCTGTCTCATGGTAGAGAAGCTAGGAGTGTTCGGCTACGGTGCTAAACTTCCTGAGAACGTTCGTCAGATTCTGGTTGAGTTCGACCGTGAAGAGCGTAAATCTCGTACTAAACAAGACGTAGCGAAGCTTTGGATTCAGGGCGCTATCGCAGTATGGCTGATTGTTGCACTGGCGATGCACTTGGCTGCAGTAGGTCTAATCGGTCTATCTGTTATCGTTCTAGCGACGGCATTTACTGGTGTTATTGAAGAGCACTCAATGGGTAAAGCATTTGAAGAAGCACTGCCGTTTACCGCTCTACTCGCTGTTTTCTTCTCAATTGTTGCTGTGATTGTTGACCAAGGTCTGTTTAAGCCAATTATCGATGCAGTACTTCACATCGAAGATAAGGGCACACAGCTGGCATTGTTCTATATTGCTAACGGCGTGCTGTCTATGGTGTCAGATAACGTATTCGTCGGCACCGTGTACATTAACGAAGTGAAGACAGCGCTTATCGAAGGCATTATCACTCGTGACCAGTTCGACCTTCTGGGCGTAGCAATCAACACAGGTACTAACCTACCTTCAGTTGCAACACCGAACGGTCAAGCCGCATTCCTGTTCTTGCTCACATCGGCACTGGCTCCGCTCATCCGTCTATCTTACGGCCGAATGGTTATCATGGCACTGCCGTACACTATCGTGCTATCTATCGTAGGTCTGCTTGGCATCATCTATCTTGTTGAGCCTATGACAGCATGGTTCTACGACGCGGGCTGGATTGTTAAGCACACTGGCGAAGTAGTTGGGAGCGCTATCTCATCTGGGCACTAA
- the dusC gene encoding tRNA dihydrouridine(16) synthase DusC, with product MRVVLGPMEGVLDHLMREILTEINDYDLCVTEFVRVVDQALPDHVFYRLCPELAQGSMTKSGTPVHIQLLGQDPRWMAENAVKAASLGARGIDLNFGCPAKLVNKSKGGAALLQHPELIHNVVKACRDAVDPSIPVTAKIRLGWENPEDCFEIVDAIEQAGANELTVHARTKTGGYKASEIKWEYINEIRKKTTLPLIANGEIWNFADGQRCIETTGVDSLMVCRGAFNVPNLGNVVKHNHTAMPWHEVVELLLVYSTYEIKGDKGLYYPNRVKQWFSYLRQQYPEAAELFREIRTFNKAAPIVEHIQHYRDKVLATLPQ from the coding sequence ATGCGTGTTGTTTTGGGCCCGATGGAGGGTGTGTTAGATCATTTAATGCGAGAAATTCTTACCGAGATCAATGACTACGATCTGTGCGTAACGGAATTTGTTCGCGTTGTTGACCAAGCACTACCCGATCACGTGTTCTACCGCTTATGTCCCGAGCTCGCTCAAGGCTCTATGACTAAGTCAGGTACGCCAGTCCATATTCAGTTGCTCGGACAAGACCCTCGCTGGATGGCAGAGAACGCCGTTAAGGCCGCGTCACTTGGCGCGCGAGGCATCGACCTTAACTTTGGCTGCCCTGCCAAACTTGTCAACAAGAGCAAAGGTGGTGCAGCGCTGCTTCAACACCCAGAGCTCATACACAATGTTGTCAAAGCGTGCCGTGACGCGGTGGACCCGTCTATCCCCGTCACAGCGAAGATTCGCTTAGGCTGGGAAAACCCAGAGGACTGCTTTGAGATCGTTGATGCCATCGAGCAAGCAGGTGCTAACGAGCTGACCGTGCACGCGCGCACCAAAACTGGTGGCTACAAAGCAAGTGAAATCAAGTGGGAATACATCAACGAGATCCGTAAAAAGACCACTCTACCTTTGATTGCCAATGGTGAGATTTGGAACTTTGCCGATGGGCAACGCTGTATTGAAACGACAGGCGTTGATTCGTTGATGGTGTGTCGAGGCGCGTTTAACGTGCCAAACCTAGGTAATGTAGTGAAGCACAATCACACTGCAATGCCATGGCACGAAGTGGTGGAGCTCCTTCTGGTTTATTCCACTTACGAGATCAAGGGTGATAAAGGGCTTTACTATCCTAATCGCGTTAAACAATGGTTCTCGTATCTTCGTCAGCAGTATCCAGAGGCGGCAGAGCTATTTCGTGAGATCCGCACCTTCAACAAAGCCGCGCCTATTGTTGAACATATTCAACACTACCGCGACAAGGTCTTGGCGACCCTGCCGCAGTAA
- the fadR gene encoding fatty acid metabolism transcriptional regulator FadR, translating into MVIKAKSPAGFAEKYIIESIWNGRFPPGSILPAERELSELIGVTRTTLREVLQRLARDGWLTIQHGKPTKVNQFMETSGLHILDTLMTLDADNATSIVEDLLAARTNISPIFMRYAFKANKENSERTIEGIIESCESLLNAESWDAFIESSPYADKLKQHVKDDGEKDEVARQSALIAQTFNFYDYSLFQRLAFHSGNQIYGLIFNGLKKLYDRVGSYYFSNPEARTLALNFYKDLLELCQTGDRDRLPNVIRQYGMESGQIWNQMKTTLPTSFTEDDS; encoded by the coding sequence ATGGTAATTAAGGCGAAGAGCCCAGCAGGGTTCGCTGAAAAGTATATAATTGAGAGCATCTGGAACGGCCGTTTCCCTCCAGGCTCAATTCTCCCAGCTGAGCGTGAGCTGTCAGAACTAATTGGGGTAACTCGAACAACACTACGTGAGGTGTTGCAACGTTTGGCTCGTGATGGATGGCTAACTATCCAGCACGGTAAACCAACGAAAGTAAACCAATTTATGGAGACCTCAGGTCTGCATATCCTTGATACGTTAATGACGTTGGATGCCGACAACGCGACTTCAATTGTTGAAGACTTGCTTGCGGCGCGCACTAACATCAGCCCAATCTTTATGCGTTATGCATTTAAAGCCAATAAAGAGAATTCAGAGCGTACTATCGAAGGTATTATTGAATCTTGTGAAAGCTTGCTTAATGCTGAGTCTTGGGATGCGTTTATCGAGTCTTCACCTTATGCAGATAAGTTGAAGCAGCACGTAAAAGATGATGGTGAAAAAGACGAAGTCGCTCGCCAATCCGCACTGATTGCTCAAACGTTTAACTTTTACGATTACTCGTTGTTCCAGCGTTTGGCATTCCATTCTGGTAACCAAATCTATGGTTTGATCTTCAACGGTCTTAAGAAGCTCTATGATCGTGTAGGCTCTTACTATTTCTCGAACCCTGAGGCACGTACCCTGGCGCTTAACTTCTACAAAGACTTGTTAGAGCTATGCCAAACGGGTGATCGCGACAGATTACCAAATGTGATTCGTCAGTATGGTATGGAGAGTGGTCAAATCTGGAATCAGATGAAGACCACACTGCCAACAAGCTTCACCGAAGACGATAGCTAA
- a CDS encoding ABC transporter ATP-binding protein yields MIRLEDIQVTFNPGTILENRALKGVNLEVPEHQFLTVIGSNGAGKSTLLGAVTGETPMVGGRVLIDDMDVTRQTVDQRANQCARVFQDPLAGTCGDLSIEENMALAYMRGKKRGWSLSLSSKRRKLFQERISILGLGLEDRLGDNIGLLSGGQRQAVSLVMATLSDSKLLLLDEHTAALDPRMAAFVIDLTKKVIKEFNLTVMMVTHSMKDALACGDRTVMLHQGEIVLDVEGEQRANMQVPDLLEMFSKVRGEELADDSLLLS; encoded by the coding sequence ATGATTCGATTAGAAGATATTCAAGTAACCTTCAATCCGGGGACTATCCTAGAAAATCGAGCACTGAAAGGGGTAAATCTTGAAGTGCCAGAGCATCAGTTTTTGACGGTGATAGGCTCGAACGGAGCTGGCAAATCGACGTTACTAGGTGCGGTTACTGGTGAAACGCCTATGGTTGGTGGTCGTGTGCTAATTGATGATATGGACGTGACTCGACAAACCGTTGATCAGCGAGCGAATCAGTGTGCACGAGTGTTTCAGGACCCCCTCGCTGGTACATGTGGCGACCTTTCGATTGAAGAGAACATGGCACTGGCGTACATGCGTGGAAAGAAGCGCGGCTGGAGTCTTTCTCTATCCAGTAAACGCCGTAAGCTGTTTCAAGAGCGCATCAGCATTCTTGGCTTAGGTTTAGAAGATCGATTGGGCGACAATATTGGTTTGTTGTCCGGTGGACAGCGACAAGCCGTGAGTTTGGTTATGGCCACTTTGTCCGATAGTAAACTGCTGCTATTGGATGAGCATACGGCTGCGCTCGATCCGCGCATGGCCGCGTTCGTTATCGATCTCACTAAAAAGGTAATCAAGGAGTTTAACCTGACGGTTATGATGGTGACGCATTCCATGAAAGATGCGTTGGCCTGTGGTGACCGAACAGTGATGCTGCACCAAGGCGAGATTGTGCTTGATGTAGAAGGGGAGCAGCGCGCCAATATGCAGGTACCCGACTTACTCGAGATGTTCTCTAAAGTGCGCGGTGAGGAACTTGCTGATGATAGCTTGCTACTGAGTTAG
- a CDS encoding ABC transporter substrate-binding protein, with amino-acid sequence MKASKLIVTAALTGVALLSSASIMAKTAKVAVSQIVEHPALDATRQGLVDGLKAKGYEQGKNLDFDYKTAQGNPAIAVQIARQYVGERPDVLVGIATPTAQALVSATRDIPVVFTAVTDPVGAKLVKKLEQPGKNVTGLSDLSPVDQHVELIQEIMPDVKSIGVVYNPGEANAVSLMKLLKESTEKRGIELVEATALKSADVQTATQAIAAKSDIIYALIDNTVASAIEGMIVSANQAKTPVFGAATSYVERGAVASLGFDYYQIGVQTADYVAKILEGEDPGKIDVKVAKGSDLVINATAAKKLGLAIPKTVMDRATDVK; translated from the coding sequence ATGAAAGCAAGCAAGTTAATTGTCACTGCAGCATTAACTGGTGTGGCGCTACTATCGTCTGCCAGCATTATGGCGAAAACCGCAAAAGTCGCGGTATCTCAAATTGTTGAGCACCCGGCATTGGATGCAACTCGCCAAGGCTTGGTCGATGGTTTGAAAGCGAAAGGCTACGAGCAAGGAAAGAACCTAGATTTTGATTATAAAACGGCACAAGGTAACCCAGCGATTGCCGTGCAGATAGCACGTCAATATGTCGGTGAGCGCCCTGATGTACTTGTCGGTATTGCAACACCAACGGCGCAAGCACTGGTCTCGGCAACTCGTGATATCCCAGTTGTATTTACGGCAGTGACAGACCCTGTGGGTGCCAAGCTGGTGAAAAAGCTTGAGCAGCCAGGCAAAAACGTCACGGGTCTTTCTGATCTATCACCTGTAGACCAACACGTTGAGTTAATTCAAGAAATCATGCCTGATGTGAAAAGCATTGGTGTGGTTTATAACCCAGGTGAAGCGAACGCAGTGAGTTTGATGAAGCTTCTGAAAGAAAGCACTGAGAAACGTGGTATTGAGCTGGTAGAAGCAACAGCGCTAAAGAGTGCTGATGTACAGACAGCAACACAAGCGATCGCAGCGAAATCAGACATCATCTACGCTTTGATCGACAACACAGTAGCAAGTGCTATTGAAGGCATGATCGTGTCAGCAAACCAAGCTAAAACACCTGTGTTTGGTGCTGCAACGTCTTACGTTGAGCGTGGCGCAGTGGCAAGCCTTGGCTTTGACTACTACCAAATCGGCGTTCAAACAGCGGATTACGTCGCGAAAATCTTAGAAGGTGAAGACCCTGGTAAGATTGATGTGAAGGTGGCGAAAGGTTCTGACTTAGTTATCAACGCGACGGCTGCGAAAAAACTGGGACTTGCGATTCCTAAAACGGTCATGGACCGCGCAACTGACGTCAAGTAA
- the dsbB gene encoding disulfide bond formation protein DsbB: MTLLSNIKAFSKTRLSWGLLLLSVIFFELSALFFQHVMQLAPCVMCIYERVAMFGIGGAALIGIINPKNTLIRWLGLGAWGASSIKGLTLSLEHVDYQFNPSPFKTCDLFVTFPDWAPLNEWAPWLFEAYGDCSKVVWQFLSLSMPQWLVVIFAGNLVALAIVVISQGAKVSSARKRGFQ, translated from the coding sequence GTGACACTTCTATCCAACATCAAAGCATTTTCAAAGACGCGACTGTCTTGGGGCTTGCTACTTCTCTCCGTTATTTTTTTCGAACTGAGCGCTCTCTTCTTCCAGCATGTTATGCAGCTCGCACCATGCGTGATGTGTATTTATGAGCGTGTCGCGATGTTTGGCATTGGTGGCGCTGCACTTATCGGCATTATCAACCCTAAGAATACGCTGATTCGCTGGCTAGGCCTTGGCGCTTGGGGTGCTTCATCGATTAAAGGGCTGACCTTGTCACTAGAGCATGTGGACTACCAGTTTAACCCTTCTCCGTTTAAAACATGCGACCTGTTTGTGACCTTCCCAGATTGGGCTCCACTGAACGAATGGGCTCCGTGGCTGTTTGAAGCGTATGGTGATTGTTCTAAGGTTGTGTGGCAGTTCTTGTCGCTGTCTATGCCACAGTGGCTGGTTGTTATCTTTGCGGGTAACTTAGTGGCGCTGGCTATTGTTGTGATTTCTCAGGGAGCGAAGGTGTCATCGGCTAGAAAGCGTGGTTTTCAATAA
- a CDS encoding YecA family protein, whose translation MKFIELPADWAGESSAFIEGAILAANFATEPLKPEAWLSTVVSDYTQAQESWVVEHLHAQYALLKTNQYALLALLDDNQELAADFAEGFMTVWPVVEGQWQGKALSDGTERMLQALLTTLMLAMDEEQTHAQMRDAGFEQLPTYADLAPQLDAMVNEVAMAADEMMVGHQSQTVNPFKGIGRNDVCPCGSGNKFKKCCGK comes from the coding sequence ATGAAATTCATCGAGCTTCCTGCAGACTGGGCAGGCGAATCTAGCGCGTTTATCGAAGGCGCAATCCTAGCAGCTAACTTCGCGACCGAGCCATTGAAGCCAGAGGCTTGGCTATCCACAGTGGTGAGCGACTATACCCAAGCTCAAGAGTCTTGGGTGGTAGAGCACCTTCATGCGCAATATGCTCTGCTCAAAACCAACCAATACGCTCTTTTGGCACTGCTTGATGATAACCAAGAGCTTGCAGCCGATTTTGCTGAGGGCTTTATGACCGTTTGGCCTGTTGTTGAGGGGCAGTGGCAAGGCAAAGCGCTGTCAGATGGCACGGAGCGGATGCTTCAAGCGCTACTAACCACGTTAATGTTAGCGATGGATGAAGAGCAGACACATGCACAGATGCGTGATGCGGGCTTTGAGCAACTGCCAACTTACGCTGATCTAGCACCGCAATTAGATGCGATGGTTAACGAAGTTGCTATGGCGGCGGATGAAATGATGGTGGGACACCAATCGCAGACGGTTAACCCGTTCAAAGGGATAGGGCGTAATGATGTTTGCCCATGCGGGAGTGGGAATAAGTTTAAGAAGTGTTGTGGGAAATAG
- a CDS encoding PQQ-dependent sugar dehydrogenase — protein MRQLILIPLLFFIALSGQAREFEGSQLEKITTVNGVPWSIVHLDDNTLLVALRDGNLLLVDTVKNTQSKVAGVPKVYASGQGGLMDIHPSPTEANVYYFTYAKPVGKGGAPTLAKATLDGSSLSNWQDLFTSNVPVTSGRHFGSRIAFDDKGLVYMTIGDSGDRDTAQQTDNHAGTIVRLNPDGSIPKDNPFVDKEGFQPEIYSYGHRNPQGIVFDSERQQLWSIEHGPRGGDELNLISAGLNYGWPITSHGKEYWGPINAGDAQEKEGIESPKKVYIPSIAPGSLHLYQGEEFPRLNGILLIGALKLTHINILDVNETGQVLEERRYYEDLGERVRDITTDSQGNVWFSTDSGAIYKISRAFQ, from the coding sequence ATGCGACAGTTAATCCTTATTCCACTCCTTTTCTTCATCGCGCTTTCAGGGCAGGCACGAGAGTTTGAAGGCAGCCAACTGGAAAAAATCACCACCGTTAATGGCGTACCTTGGTCGATTGTGCATTTAGATGACAACACACTTCTCGTGGCACTTCGAGACGGTAACTTGCTATTAGTCGATACCGTTAAAAACACGCAATCAAAGGTGGCGGGAGTACCAAAGGTATACGCATCTGGCCAAGGTGGGCTGATGGATATACACCCAAGCCCTACTGAAGCTAACGTGTACTATTTCACCTACGCGAAACCCGTTGGAAAAGGCGGAGCACCCACTCTGGCTAAAGCGACGTTGGATGGTTCCAGTCTGTCTAATTGGCAAGATCTGTTTACCAGCAACGTCCCCGTAACCTCTGGCAGACACTTTGGGAGTCGCATTGCATTTGATGACAAGGGATTGGTCTACATGACTATTGGCGACTCTGGAGACAGAGATACCGCCCAACAAACGGATAATCACGCAGGCACTATCGTTCGTCTCAACCCAGATGGCTCGATTCCTAAGGACAACCCATTTGTGGACAAAGAAGGGTTCCAACCGGAGATCTATTCCTACGGTCATCGCAATCCTCAAGGTATTGTATTTGACAGCGAAAGGCAGCAGTTATGGTCGATAGAGCACGGCCCAAGAGGCGGTGATGAGCTCAACCTTATCAGTGCAGGCTTGAACTATGGATGGCCAATCACCTCTCATGGGAAGGAGTACTGGGGTCCTATCAACGCCGGTGACGCGCAAGAAAAAGAAGGGATCGAATCACCAAAGAAAGTCTACATCCCGTCAATTGCGCCTGGTTCACTGCACTTATACCAAGGCGAGGAATTTCCAAGACTTAACGGCATTTTGTTGATTGGTGCACTAAAACTCACCCACATCAACATTCTCGATGTGAATGAAACAGGCCAGGTGCTGGAAGAGCGCCGCTACTATGAAGACCTAGGAGAGCGCGTTCGAGATATCACCACCGATAGCCAAGGAAATGTTTGGTTTAGTACCGATAGTGGTGCGATATACAAAATTAGCCGAGCCTTTCAGTAA
- the yfbV gene encoding terminus macrodomain insulation protein YfbV, translated as MSERASLTQSIKNGQKYMELWPMRKELTPLFPEQRIIKATRFGIKVMPAVAAISVLTQMAFNNAHALPQAIVIALFAISMPVQGMWWLGNRYNTQLPPALASWYRELHQKIVESGCAMEPVKAKPKYKELAMTLNRAFRQLDRSDFDRWF; from the coding sequence ATGAGCGAGAGAGCAAGTCTGACTCAGAGTATAAAAAATGGTCAAAAGTACATGGAACTTTGGCCGATGCGCAAGGAACTGACTCCCTTGTTTCCAGAACAGCGCATCATAAAGGCGACGCGCTTCGGTATAAAAGTCATGCCAGCGGTTGCAGCGATCAGTGTGCTGACGCAAATGGCCTTCAATAACGCTCATGCTTTGCCACAAGCAATCGTGATTGCTTTATTCGCTATTAGCATGCCGGTTCAGGGTATGTGGTGGCTGGGGAATCGTTACAACACACAGCTTCCACCGGCACTCGCATCTTGGTATCGAGAGCTTCACCAAAAAATTGTTGAATCTGGTTGTGCGATGGAGCCTGTTAAGGCAAAACCCAAGTACAAAGAACTGGCGATGACGCTGAACCGTGCTTTTCGTCAGTTAGACCGCAGCGATTTTGACCGCTGGTTCTAA
- the malZ gene encoding maltodextrin glucosidase, with amino-acid sequence MTQPFLYHPQTQDGLVRQGDQLTVSVFSEKGAFEQIKLRHEPDNEEYLIDMSKSGAKGELEIWQATLPLSADKDVTYYVFKALTSTSQRWLDARGIQSRMPGREYHFKFNRVHQPPEWVSEQVFYQIFPDRFNNGDPSIGVESGEYQYPNRKRESIKKQWGEPVGTHGDSGAVEFYGGDLAGIEAKLDYLQELGITTLYLNPIFTSYTNHKYDTVDYYSVDPKLGTNQQFASLTENLHQRGMKVVLDAVLNHTSVSHPWFDISGEYNGAYTSSQSPHRDYYFFEGDSKRYVGWKGIDTLPVLNFHNQDVKSHIYQDDNSVIKHWLKPPYGIDGWRFDVIHMLGEGEGATNNAHYVSEFRASMKSVNPDSYMLGEHFFEATQWLQGDQEDGAMNYYGFAHPVRALLAGKDIAFDPIQIDCVEFLNWLQEAAAKVPWSNQLAQLNQLDSHDTERFLTTLESNSERFAIAMQLLMTYVGTPCLYYGVEVGLEGTHDPDNRRCFPWERVETSQWLPYCKKLIALRKDSTALQKGSFIPMHVDKESLVFARQFGDDVVLSGFNLSAESKKLTLPIWKLGIESASFACPLSGQHAEVIDGKLDIDIAAEGSILLRR; translated from the coding sequence ATGACCCAACCATTTCTTTATCACCCACAAACCCAAGATGGCTTGGTTAGGCAAGGTGACCAACTTACCGTGAGCGTGTTTTCTGAAAAAGGCGCTTTCGAGCAGATTAAGCTTCGTCATGAGCCTGACAACGAAGAATATCTAATAGATATGTCTAAGTCTGGCGCCAAAGGTGAGCTTGAGATTTGGCAAGCGACCTTGCCGCTAAGCGCCGACAAGGACGTGACCTATTATGTGTTCAAAGCGCTAACCTCAACAAGTCAGCGCTGGCTGGATGCACGCGGGATTCAAAGTCGTATGCCTGGTCGTGAATATCACTTCAAGTTTAATCGAGTACACCAGCCGCCAGAATGGGTCTCTGAACAGGTCTTCTATCAAATTTTCCCTGACCGTTTTAATAATGGCGACCCAAGTATCGGAGTTGAAAGCGGTGAGTACCAATACCCAAACCGAAAACGTGAGTCGATAAAAAAACAGTGGGGTGAACCCGTTGGCACACACGGTGACTCAGGTGCGGTTGAATTTTATGGCGGCGACCTAGCTGGTATCGAGGCTAAGCTCGACTACCTTCAGGAGTTGGGTATTACGACCTTGTACCTGAATCCGATTTTTACGTCATATACCAACCATAAGTATGACACCGTCGATTATTATTCCGTTGATCCAAAACTCGGTACCAACCAGCAGTTCGCATCACTCACAGAAAACCTTCATCAAAGAGGCATGAAAGTCGTACTCGATGCCGTGCTCAATCACACATCGGTGTCGCACCCTTGGTTTGACATCAGTGGCGAGTATAACGGAGCCTACACATCTTCTCAGAGCCCACATCGTGATTACTACTTTTTTGAAGGGGATTCTAAGCGCTATGTAGGATGGAAAGGTATTGATACTCTCCCTGTTCTTAACTTCCACAACCAAGATGTTAAAAGCCATATCTATCAGGATGATAACTCAGTAATCAAGCACTGGCTAAAGCCTCCTTATGGCATTGATGGCTGGCGATTTGACGTTATTCATATGCTGGGAGAAGGCGAAGGTGCGACGAACAATGCTCACTACGTCAGTGAGTTTCGAGCGTCGATGAAGTCGGTGAATCCTGACTCATACATGCTGGGCGAGCACTTCTTTGAAGCGACCCAATGGCTTCAAGGTGATCAAGAAGATGGCGCGATGAATTACTATGGCTTTGCGCATCCCGTGCGCGCGTTACTTGCAGGTAAAGATATTGCCTTTGACCCAATCCAGATAGATTGCGTGGAGTTTCTGAATTGGCTGCAAGAGGCCGCCGCTAAGGTGCCTTGGAGCAATCAACTTGCTCAGCTCAACCAACTTGATAGCCATGACACAGAACGCTTCCTGACTACGCTTGAAAGTAACAGCGAGCGATTTGCTATTGCGATGCAGCTACTCATGACTTACGTGGGTACGCCTTGCCTCTATTACGGTGTCGAAGTGGGTTTGGAGGGCACGCACGACCCTGATAACCGCCGCTGCTTCCCGTGGGAGCGAGTAGAGACAAGCCAATGGCTTCCTTACTGCAAAAAGCTTATTGCGTTGAGAAAAGACTCTACGGCATTGCAAAAGGGCAGTTTTATCCCAATGCATGTGGACAAAGAGAGCCTGGTCTTTGCGAGACAGTTTGGTGACGATGTTGTGCTAAGTGGTTTCAACTTGAGCGCTGAGAGCAAAAAGCTAACGCTGCCGATTTGGAAGTTAGGCATTGAGAGCGCGTCGTTTGCGTGCCCACTGAGTGGTCAGCACGCTGAGGTTATCGATGGGAAACTTGATATCGACATAGCAGCGGAAGGTTCAATACTGCTACGTCGATAA